The Salminus brasiliensis chromosome 14, fSalBra1.hap2, whole genome shotgun sequence genome contains the following window.
ATACCTGAAAAGGGACTTCTTCACTTCACTGTAACAGGATCCCTGGAATCCCTATTGAAATTTAAATGGACAATTCCGAATTGGCTGGAGCACATGCCCAAAGAAACACAATCCAAAACGATGGGCAAAAAATATCTTTTTACGGAGACATGCCTGAACCCCTCAGTCCCATTTTCCAATGATTTTCTTGTTGATGCTcatgctttttgttttgttactgacTCATTGTTTGATGGTAGACTAATTCATCTGGCTGTTAAATTTCTGTTTTTGATTTGTTTCTTTACAGTTACAACATGCAGGTTTTAGCCATTGTAACTCTAAGTGGTCAGACTTTACTCACAGTTAAAaatgcctttttgttgtttttctgaaCAGTAGCTTGCTCATTTCTGCCATGAGTGAAATGTGTAGATTGACGGGACTTTGTGAAATGTGTGGGCTGTAATGGGGGTTAGGCGGTGAATGATCTGGATCTCTGTGGTAATTCCCAATAAATAGGCCCATAGGAATTGAATCACTGTATTTTTAAATTCCATCCACAAGTCTCATTTTAGTCGTTTAAAGTGTAAAATAAACATCTAATTTTACAATCAAACAGTGTTTGACCTATACAGAGTTTATGGTTGTTGGATTTTGGTTTGGGGAGATTGTGGGGTTAGAAATTAAACCTGAACAACTTGGTCAAATTGAGATGCCTCAAAAATGTGGCTTTGCAGTAGTTAAACCTAGAAATAACATTCTTCTTTATCATCAAGGATGATTGGATTGTTGCCTACACtagtttttcatgtttttttttgtttgttttttgctgttaTGTAAATGTACAGATGAAGATTAAAGATTTGTTAGTGGTCCTCTAGGTGGTGCCAGATATAGATTtgttagtttctgaggatgttTCCCCCATAAAATGACCAGAAAGTGCAGAtaatgtttatttactattttttttaaatttatttatattttcagtCAGGACAGGTTGTGAGGGATCCTAACTTTTTCTGTATAGAATTTGAAAAGATTAATGTTGCTACCAAGAAAAGTATGGATATTCCTCAGTGTGCTGCAAAGTCACGTTCTTGAGAACACCCAAAACATTGCATATAGATCATGTAATTAGGTCTGTTGACTGTAATATTACTATTTAAAAGTAGTCTGCAAGGCATATTGTTCAACAATTTCAGTacaatgatttttatttatgtagttgTAATCATTGTCAGTGGTTAGTGATTGCTGTCCTGTTACCATTTTATGTCTGAATTCAGAATCTActgattaatttacattttggATCAAATGTTGTACCTCAATTGTCTCTTGTGGTTTTTAAATCCatgtacaaaaaacaaaccagcTTTGAACATGATAAACACACAATTCTTAGAAGTTCTTTTTTACATGTACAGGTGGTGAATAATGAATATTGTGTAgcactgtgcagaggttttaggcacctgtgaaAAGTAGAAGGAAAAAACTCCTGGGCAGTTCACTAGTAGATCACTAATACtagaataaacactaacacATATACAGGATGTCATGGTTTTACATccctgtgttcattaaaacatttgaaGTTCTCCTcgtgggagtctagtattatttttaGTTCTCATTCAGCACCTGGTTTGGCacatcagtgcttaatgatggtaaatcaggagAGCCACATACATGCTGGTtgggggtgtccaggagaaatctaGAACCAAGCTAGGTTCTTCAAACaggctcacaagatctcaactacccGGCAAACATTCTTCTGCATTTAAATGATGTGCTTAGGTGTTTGAAGACTCTGCACAGTACTAGATGTGATGGGTGTTAGCATAACATTGGTCAGACATGTCTGAGAAGACAACCACCTGAGAAAACCAGAGTCATCCATTTCATGTTTATTAGTACTCAGGGTTTTAGGACTGTTCTCTTAGTAATGCCATATACAGGATATCAGGTTAAACAAGCTGTTGTTTACTTTGTATATCATTCAGTATTAGCATGCAGAGAAGGTCTTCCAGAAGAAGTTCTTGCAAGGGGATTTCTCCCGAGCTGGCAGGCCCAACACAGACCTTTCGCCCAGTTTACCATTCAGCAGCTGCTCCAGGTCCAGTGCTCCCAGGTCTTTAACAGTCATGTTCAGTTCAGCGAGGTCTGACATTATCTTCATCAGTAAGTCCTTCTGCTCTTTTGTCAAAACCTGAGTAAAAGAAATGAGATCTGTAAAACATCTATAAACTCTTACATGATCGATCATTGAACAGTTCTGATGTGCTTGCTGGTGACAGTCTTTACCACACCACAAACAAAACTGAGGATTGACACAGTTTTCATCCCTAGTGTAGTGTACATTAGTACATTAGGATAACCCAACTATCAGCAAATGAAAGCTGAGGTATTCAGCTAGGTTGTGCTGATTATGCAAATTCTCTTTAACAGTAAAAACAAGATAAAACAACCGTTAGAGATTTTAATgtcaaaagaaaaacagaagcaTTCAGTAGTTTTCAGTAGTTTCTACATTATGGGTCAGTTTTCCAGACAGGGATTAcgtctagtcctggactacacagcattctGAATAGAAACCCTTTGAAAGGAAACTGTAGTCCTGGACTAGGCTTAATAACATTCTGGGAAAGCAGCCATGTATGCcgtcactaatgctcttgtgaccGATTGCAGTCAAATCATTGCAGCAATTTAGAATAAAACCTTTCAGAAAAGTAggggctgttactgcagcaaaggggcgTCAAACTCCTAATTGGTCAACGTAGCCCTATACAAATTTTGGAGGAAATGTTTAACAGTGAACTTGTTATACctacacatttttttattataatatttttaaaactaatattagaaatgtattcTTGTATGAAAACAATTATAAGTTGTGACAAATCAATGTTTCTTAACTATTTATTTAGTAGACAGAGGGatataagtgtgtatatatatatatatatatatatatatatatatatatatatatatatatatatatatatatatatgttgtccTGCAAATAAAAACCTTTTAAGATAAGGAttaagaaaattaaaaaataaaaatttttaagaaaattacattttcttAAAGTCAATGTAATTCTTAaagtaattttagagcatttttattattagtccATATGGAAAGAACAACTTCCAACAACCAGATTTAAAAACTCAAAAATGTCAAACATATGAAGTTTTTTAAATAGCGtacatatatttgtatatatttatatatatgtttgcatatttatatatttactgatTTTTTGCGTCTTTCAGAAACCTTTATGCGTATTTTGTTATAACAACCCCTACATATAAAAAGTGGTAGTAAGCCATGTCAgctggtggtagtagtagtagcagtagtagtagtagtgtggcCTCACCTCGATGCTTTGTGGCAGATTGTTGTCTATGGGCAGGGCATCAGTGCTGGTTCCGCTCCATGCGATCAGCAGCAGAGGTACCAAACTCAGCAGCATTCTCATAATGAACATGCCCCCGTCTGCTGCTCCGCAAGTGTCCCCTCCGGCATTCAGAGCCATACTTTTATACAGCACTCACAACAGCCACTGACACAGAACACGGGTGATGAGCTAAATGAAGAGATTTACTATTAAAAAAAGACCCACTTATGTGACATTTCTCTGTGGTTATTCATGAAGGTCACGTAACATTACAATCCAGCCCACAGTCCTTCAATccatgtttattttaaaaatatgaggATTAAGATATAtgtttatgatatatatatatcataaaaaCAGACTTCACCACAGTTACTAG
Protein-coding sequences here:
- the sst6.2 gene encoding somatostatin 6; its protein translation is MALNAGGDTCGAADGGMFIMRMLLSLVPLLLIAWSGTSTDALPIDNNLPQSIEVLTKEQKDLLMKIMSDLAELNMTVKDLGALDLEQLLNGKLGERSVLGLPAREKSPCKNFFWKTFSAC